One part of the Methylobacterium terrae genome encodes these proteins:
- a CDS encoding beta-1,6-N-acetylglucosaminyltransferase, with the protein MLMAAGNGAGPGPQARMALLIMAHAHPEQVGRLVERLSAPFVDIYVHIDRRADINPFLAALAGRPNCTLLPDSDRVGVLWGGFSVVQAILNLVRTARRGSPEAERFCLLSGADYPVRPMCSIAREMARDLEYINVEYKLDPKGSRFCDTYIQHHHLGDFRLLNPRTSPSGHLVKWGAKLGGMLPRIRKPAMDLYWGSCWWALTRGAIDEILALIARQPGELAWFRTAVVPDELVFPSFIMATSRRDHVWRDPVDRSSAPEPTEGRRSGSHFIRWAGGISPEILTERDHDAILASGAPFARKVDPAVSRRLLDALDAAARDDAAPEPVHRQGAA; encoded by the coding sequence ATGCTCATGGCCGCAGGGAATGGTGCCGGACCCGGCCCGCAGGCGCGAATGGCCTTGTTGATCATGGCGCACGCGCATCCGGAGCAAGTCGGGCGATTGGTCGAGCGGCTGAGCGCGCCCTTCGTCGACATCTACGTCCACATCGACCGGCGGGCGGACATCAATCCGTTCCTGGCTGCGCTCGCGGGGCGTCCGAACTGCACGCTCCTGCCGGACAGCGACCGGGTCGGGGTCCTGTGGGGCGGCTTCTCGGTCGTTCAAGCCATCCTCAACCTGGTCAGGACCGCCCGCCGGGGCTCGCCCGAGGCCGAGCGGTTCTGCCTCCTGTCCGGTGCGGACTATCCGGTGAGGCCGATGTGCTCGATCGCCCGGGAAATGGCGCGCGATCTCGAGTACATCAACGTCGAGTACAAGCTCGATCCGAAGGGATCGCGCTTCTGCGACACCTACATCCAACACCATCACCTGGGAGATTTTCGACTGCTCAATCCCCGCACGTCCCCGAGCGGTCACCTGGTGAAGTGGGGGGCAAAACTCGGTGGGATGCTGCCGCGCATTCGCAAGCCGGCGATGGACCTCTACTGGGGCTCGTGCTGGTGGGCGCTGACGCGGGGAGCGATCGACGAGATCCTCGCCCTCATCGCGCGCCAGCCAGGGGAACTCGCGTGGTTCCGCACCGCCGTGGTGCCGGACGAACTCGTCTTCCCGTCATTCATCATGGCCACATCCCGGCGCGACCACGTGTGGCGCGATCCGGTCGACCGAAGTTCCGCCCCCGAGCCCACCGAGGGGCGGCGGTCCGGCTCGCATTTCATACGCTGGGCCGGGGGCATCTCGCCGGAGATCCTGACCGAGCGCGACCACGACGCGATCCTGGCCTCCGGAGCGCCGTTCGCTCGCAAGGTCGATCCCGCCGTCTCGCGCCGCCTCCTCGACGCTCTCGACGCCGCGGCGCGGGACGACGCGGCGCCCGAGCCTGTTCACCGGCAGGGCGCGGCCTGA
- a CDS encoding zinc ribbon domain-containing protein: protein MRSASRLSERWFNLVLWVIALAFAVFLIGLGSLVVGDLPQVEQRYALDRFIDPVPAAASAEALKRLRREQEDVDRRAEQARLALEAARSASRAARETFENWLRTRDATQRVDQDPGLIARTEQLDRLKAGERAVEERLDDLNRSGLALADQEAAQQRVDQDLRAAAQEKLDAAERRQELRVFAYRLAVTLPLLALAGWLLVKRRHTRNWPFVWGFALAAAFAFFVELVPYLPSYGGYVQYGVGVVLTLILGRVAIDAFQAYQERQRAAEARPNEERRTGIATEQALQRLAKQVCPGCERPVNLANPAANFCPHCGIGLFEQCASCSHRKSTFERFCYACGAASQAEAEV from the coding sequence GTGCGATCCGCATCCCGCCTCTCCGAACGCTGGTTCAACCTCGTTCTCTGGGTCATCGCCCTCGCCTTCGCGGTGTTCCTGATCGGCCTGGGCTCGCTCGTGGTCGGCGACCTGCCGCAGGTCGAGCAGCGCTACGCCCTGGACCGGTTCATCGACCCTGTTCCGGCGGCCGCCTCCGCCGAGGCGCTGAAGCGCCTCCGGCGGGAGCAGGAGGATGTCGACCGTCGCGCCGAGCAGGCCCGGCTCGCGCTCGAGGCGGCGCGATCGGCCTCGCGCGCCGCTCGCGAGACCTTCGAGAACTGGCTGCGGACCCGCGATGCGACCCAGCGCGTCGACCAGGATCCCGGCCTGATCGCCCGCACGGAGCAGCTCGACCGCCTCAAGGCCGGCGAGCGCGCGGTGGAGGAGCGGCTCGACGACCTGAACAGGTCGGGCCTTGCGCTGGCGGATCAGGAGGCGGCGCAGCAGCGCGTCGACCAGGACCTCCGTGCGGCCGCTCAAGAGAAACTCGACGCGGCCGAGCGTCGGCAGGAACTGCGGGTGTTCGCCTACCGCCTGGCGGTGACGCTGCCGCTTCTCGCGCTCGCGGGCTGGCTCCTGGTCAAGCGGCGGCACACGCGAAACTGGCCGTTCGTCTGGGGCTTCGCGCTGGCCGCGGCCTTCGCCTTCTTCGTCGAGCTCGTGCCCTATCTGCCGAGCTACGGCGGCTACGTTCAGTACGGCGTCGGCGTCGTCCTGACGTTGATCCTGGGGCGCGTGGCGATCGATGCGTTCCAGGCCTACCAGGAGCGTCAGCGAGCGGCGGAGGCGCGGCCGAACGAGGAGCGTCGCACCGGGATCGCGACCGAGCAGGCCCTGCAACGGCTGGCGAAGCAGGTCTGCCCCGGCTGCGAGCGGCCGGTGAACCTGGCGAACCCGGCGGCGAATTTCTGCCCGCATTGCGGGATCGGCCTCTTCGAGCAATGCGCCTCGTGCAGCCATCGCAAGAGCACCTTCGAACGCTTCTGCTACGCCTGTGGAGCGGCGAGCCAGGCCGAAGCCGAGGTCTGA
- a CDS encoding beta strand repeat-containing protein, translating into MTTAPMSVTGQPSTRTLEWIAGTDLLTAATGNTTDQLASLGPIASVIDAASDGAAPGGDVQERPAVLTEPLNQVVLDTHAHLEETGHEVPALNGPLHGLTNLGETVGLGHLGTPGNIATDTVSAVLGGDAGAATGILVDAGHVTEAAGGLAGSVPGTLTQGGGILGEGSPLAPVTTTLDGAILSLHGALEDFGHQNPALNGAVHALTGLGETVGLGHLGTTGNLLTDAADLPVGLLEGGGVGAVAPVLQDLGNVTTAAGNLVDQVLAPATSGGVLSSGGVLAPVAGLANEAVLGLHAGIEQVGHDVPALNGAVHALTGLGETVGLGHLGTTGNLLTDAADLPGGLLEGGGVGAVAPVLQDLGSVTTAAGNLVDQVLAPATSGGALSSGGVLAPVAGLANEAVLGLHAGIEQVGHDVPALNGAVHALTNLGETVGLGHLGTTGNLLTDTADLPGGLLEGGGVGAVAPVLQDLGNVTTAAGNLVDQVLAPATSGGVLSSGGVLAPVSGLANEAVLGLHAGIEQVGHDVPALNGAVHGVTNLGETVGLGHLGTTGNLLTDAADLPGGLLEGGGVGAVAPVLQDLGNVTTAAGNLVDQVLAPGASGGALSSGGVLAPVSSLANEAVLGLHAGIEQVGHDVPALNGAVHGVTNLGETVGLGHLGTTGNLLTDTADLPGGLLEGGGVGAVAPVLQDLGSVTTAAGNLVDQVLAPGASGGALSSGGVLAPVAGLANEAVLGLHAGIEQVGHDVPALNGAVHGVTNLGETVGLGHLGTTGNLLTDAADLPGDLLGGEGVGAVAPVLTDAGAGLGSAGNLVGSVTGALGSAQDSGSGLLQPVADIAGAATGGLHHEGGGGLLQPVADVVDAVTGSHDSGNAGGLPQPVVAAVDAVASGLGSPPGGSGGLLQPVIATLGDAAGGHGAAPGDTGGVLQPVTHAVSGVLGSGGGGTSPSGGLLGGQLGGPDTGPHPLVDISVGPETTSPAAQVDVLSSGSVSESGTVQVSAIDVGGHGPTLVGADILSGDSIVFPPSSGGGGDSLVGRALDLATPTSHPAEVPAHLDLGAVSLDLGGHVDAHAADTQHHAADTQAHTHAVGLHLLGL; encoded by the coding sequence ATGACGACAGCACCCATGTCCGTGACAGGTCAGCCATCCACCCGGACGCTCGAATGGATAGCAGGAACGGACCTCCTGACAGCCGCGACCGGGAATACGACCGACCAGCTCGCCAGCCTGGGGCCGATTGCGTCCGTGATAGACGCAGCGTCCGACGGCGCGGCACCTGGCGGCGACGTGCAGGAGCGACCGGCCGTTCTGACCGAACCTCTGAACCAGGTCGTGCTGGACACGCACGCACATCTGGAAGAGACGGGCCATGAGGTGCCCGCCCTGAACGGGCCCCTCCACGGCCTGACCAATCTTGGCGAGACCGTCGGGCTCGGACACCTCGGCACCCCCGGCAACATCGCCACCGACACCGTGTCCGCCGTCCTTGGGGGCGATGCGGGGGCGGCTACCGGCATCCTCGTTGACGCGGGTCACGTTACGGAAGCGGCCGGAGGCTTGGCCGGCTCCGTTCCCGGCACGCTGACGCAGGGTGGCGGTATTCTTGGCGAGGGCAGCCCGCTCGCACCCGTGACCACGACCCTCGACGGGGCGATCCTCAGCCTTCACGGCGCTCTCGAGGATTTCGGCCACCAGAACCCGGCCCTGAACGGCGCGGTTCACGCCCTGACCGGCCTCGGCGAGACCGTCGGGCTCGGGCATCTCGGCACGACCGGCAACCTGCTGACCGACGCCGCCGACCTGCCCGTCGGGCTGCTGGAGGGCGGCGGGGTCGGCGCGGTGGCGCCCGTCCTCCAGGATCTCGGGAACGTCACGACGGCGGCCGGCAACCTCGTCGATCAGGTGCTTGCGCCGGCCACCTCCGGCGGCGTGCTGTCGAGCGGTGGGGTGCTGGCGCCTGTTGCCGGCTTGGCCAACGAGGCGGTGCTCGGCCTCCACGCCGGCATCGAGCAGGTGGGGCACGACGTTCCGGCCCTCAACGGCGCGGTTCACGCCCTGACCGGCCTCGGCGAGACCGTCGGGCTCGGGCACCTCGGCACGACCGGCAACCTGCTGACCGACGCCGCCGACCTGCCCGGCGGGCTGCTGGAGGGCGGCGGGGTCGGTGCGGTGGCGCCCGTCCTCCAGGATCTCGGAAGCGTCACGACGGCGGCCGGCAACCTCGTCGACCAGGTGCTTGCGCCGGCCACCTCCGGCGGCGCGCTGTCGAGCGGTGGGGTGCTGGCGCCCGTTGCCGGCCTGGCCAACGAGGCGGTGCTCGGCCTCCATGCCGGCATCGAGCAGGTGGGGCACGACGTTCCGGCCCTGAACGGCGCGGTTCACGCCCTGACCAACCTCGGCGAGACCGTCGGGCTCGGGCATCTCGGCACGACCGGCAACCTGCTGACCGACACCGCCGACCTGCCCGGCGGGCTGCTGGAAGGCGGCGGGGTCGGCGCGGTGGCGCCCGTCCTCCAGGATCTCGGGAACGTCACGACGGCGGCCGGCAACCTCGTCGACCAGGTGCTTGCGCCGGCCACCTCCGGCGGCGTGCTGTCGAGCGGTGGAGTGCTGGCGCCCGTCTCCGGCCTGGCCAACGAGGCGGTGCTCGGCCTCCATGCCGGCATCGAGCAGGTGGGGCACGACGTTCCGGCCCTCAACGGCGCGGTTCACGGCGTGACCAACCTCGGCGAGACCGTCGGGCTCGGGCACCTCGGCACGACCGGCAACCTGCTGACCGACGCCGCCGACCTGCCCGGCGGGCTGCTGGAAGGCGGCGGGGTCGGCGCGGTGGCGCCCGTCCTCCAGGATCTCGGGAACGTCACGACGGCGGCCGGCAACCTCGTCGATCAGGTGCTTGCGCCGGGCGCCTCCGGCGGCGCGCTGTCGAGCGGTGGGGTCCTGGCGCCCGTCTCCAGCTTGGCCAACGAGGCGGTGCTCGGCCTCCACGCCGGCATCGAGCAGGTGGGGCATGACGTTCCGGCCCTCAACGGCGCGGTTCACGGCGTGACCAACCTCGGCGAGACCGTCGGGCTCGGGCATCTCGGCACGACCGGCAACCTGCTGACCGACACCGCCGACCTGCCCGGCGGGCTGCTGGAAGGCGGCGGGGTCGGCGCGGTGGCGCCCGTCCTCCAGGATCTCGGAAGCGTCACGACGGCGGCCGGCAACCTCGTCGACCAGGTGCTTGCGCCGGGCGCCTCCGGCGGCGCGCTGTCGAGCGGTGGGGTGCTGGCGCCTGTTGCCGGCTTGGCCAACGAGGCGGTGCTCGGCCTCCACGCCGGCATCGAGCAGGTGGGGCATGACGTTCCGGCCCTCAACGGCGCGGTTCACGGCGTGACCAACCTCGGCGAGACCGTCGGGCTCGGGCATCTCGGCACGACCGGCAACCTGCTGACCGACGCCGCCGACCTGCCCGGCGACCTGCTCGGTGGCGAGGGCGTCGGAGCCGTCGCCCCCGTGCTCACCGATGCGGGCGCGGGGCTCGGTTCGGCGGGCAACCTCGTTGGGTCGGTCACGGGCGCCCTCGGTTCGGCACAGGACAGCGGGAGCGGTCTGCTCCAGCCTGTGGCCGACATCGCCGGGGCAGCCACCGGAGGCTTGCACCACGAGGGCGGAGGCGGGCTCCTGCAGCCGGTCGCCGACGTCGTCGACGCCGTCACCGGCAGCCACGATTCCGGCAATGCGGGAGGGCTGCCGCAACCGGTCGTGGCCGCGGTCGACGCCGTCGCCAGCGGGCTTGGGTCTCCCCCTGGCGGCTCGGGCGGGTTGCTGCAGCCGGTCATCGCCACGCTCGGCGATGCCGCAGGCGGCCATGGTGCGGCCCCTGGCGATACGGGCGGCGTGCTCCAGCCTGTCACGCACGCCGTGAGTGGCGTTCTCGGTTCGGGCGGAGGCGGCACGAGCCCGTCGGGCGGCCTGCTTGGCGGCCAGTTGGGCGGACCCGATACCGGTCCTCATCCTCTGGTCGACATCTCGGTCGGGCCAGAGACCACATCCCCGGCGGCGCAGGTCGACGTGTTGTCGTCCGGAAGCGTGTCCGAATCTGGAACGGTGCAGGTGAGCGCCATCGATGTCGGCGGCCACGGGCCGACCCTCGTCGGAGCCGACATCCTGTCCGGCGACAGCATCGTCTTCCCGCCATCAAGCGGCGGAGGGGGCGACTCGCTCGTCGGTCGGGCGCTCGACCTGGCGACTCCGACCTCCCACCCGGCCGAGGTGCCGGCGCATCTCGACCTCGGCGCAGTGTCCCTCGACCTCGGCGGCCACGTCGATGCACATGCCGCGGATACGCAGCACCATGCCGCCGACACACAGGCGCACACCCACGCCGTGGGCCTGCACCTGCTCGGACTCTGA
- a CDS encoding STM3941 family protein, which produces MKNRSSRERRSLLPGWGAPSSGSGGRIDLPATRLRLAGLLLACAGFAAACAWMLLGESGGRPLAAPGSLKQFFVACGLVLFGLGIPVVLRELLRRGPVVSVSPEGVFDRRLSTDWIPWHAVAAIDEVAIGKQGFIQLQVRPGLADRLPWSRRGRWHARLNGMYGGGYWIAGQGVRGGTRAVLDAIAQVRAAT; this is translated from the coding sequence ATGAAGAACCGGTCGAGCCGTGAACGCCGATCCCTCCTGCCCGGGTGGGGCGCTCCGTCATCGGGCTCCGGCGGGCGCATCGACCTGCCGGCGACGCGGCTGCGGCTCGCCGGCCTGCTGCTCGCCTGCGCGGGCTTTGCCGCCGCCTGCGCCTGGATGCTCCTCGGCGAATCCGGCGGCCGACCGCTCGCCGCACCGGGAAGCCTCAAGCAGTTCTTCGTCGCCTGCGGCCTCGTCCTGTTCGGCCTCGGCATCCCGGTCGTGCTGCGGGAATTGCTGCGGCGCGGCCCGGTGGTGTCGGTCTCGCCCGAGGGCGTGTTCGACCGCCGGCTCTCGACCGACTGGATCCCGTGGCACGCCGTCGCGGCGATCGACGAGGTCGCGATCGGCAAGCAGGGATTCATCCAGCTGCAGGTGCGGCCGGGTCTCGCCGATCGCCTGCCCTGGAGCCGCCGCGGGCGGTGGCACGCGCGCCTCAACGGCATGTACGGCGGCGGCTACTGGATCGCCGGGCAGGGGGTGCGCGGCGGGACGCGGGCGGTGCTCGACGCGATCGCGCAGGTCCGGGCGGCAACCTGA
- a CDS encoding glycosyltransferase gives MQWILAAPFARNEEGDWITRYFGGHARFVTAPAPYDHDRSRAVTGSRQWFDYLWHAWQAWRLVRAAPRGGAGLLTCFPQLAATSALLKLVSGRHDVPLVAWCFNLGRTPGGWRGRLARLVLRQVDVFVVHSRREIALYAAWLDLPAERFVFVPLSIRDEPRETREDEAAPFLLAMGSANRDYRTLAEAVARLGLPTVVVAGHHATAGLELPPNVTVRRDLTLAECHDLCGRARVNVVPLRDTSFTSGQVTVLEAMMLGKPVVATRAAGTEDYVVEGENGLLVPPEDAPALAAAIAALWDDPAARARLGAGARRTVQEGTTFRAVAPAMAAVLKTAQARAAGLLEPPCSRGREPDRLRGGAPSHSHARASAAGPQSRTAVSRPLRTIREP, from the coding sequence ATGCAGTGGATCCTCGCTGCCCCTTTCGCCCGGAACGAAGAGGGCGACTGGATCACCCGCTACTTCGGCGGGCACGCCCGCTTTGTGACGGCGCCGGCGCCCTACGATCACGACCGGTCGCGGGCCGTGACGGGCTCGCGTCAGTGGTTCGACTACCTGTGGCACGCTTGGCAGGCCTGGCGCCTGGTGCGGGCGGCGCCCCGGGGCGGGGCCGGACTCCTCACGTGCTTCCCGCAGCTCGCCGCGACGTCGGCGCTCCTGAAGCTGGTATCCGGGCGGCACGACGTGCCGCTCGTCGCCTGGTGCTTCAACCTCGGCCGGACGCCGGGGGGCTGGAGGGGGCGTCTCGCCCGCCTGGTGCTGCGGCAGGTCGACGTGTTCGTGGTCCATTCCCGCCGCGAGATCGCGCTCTACGCTGCCTGGCTGGACCTGCCGGCGGAGCGGTTCGTCTTCGTACCCCTGTCGATCCGCGACGAGCCGCGGGAGACGCGGGAGGATGAGGCGGCGCCCTTCCTCCTCGCCATGGGCTCGGCCAACCGGGATTACCGCACGCTGGCTGAGGCCGTCGCCCGCCTCGGCCTGCCGACCGTTGTCGTGGCGGGACACCACGCCACCGCCGGACTGGAGCTGCCGCCGAACGTCACCGTGCGGCGCGACCTCACCCTGGCGGAGTGTCACGACTTGTGCGGTCGGGCCCGGGTCAACGTCGTGCCGCTGCGCGACACCTCCTTCACCTCGGGCCAGGTCACGGTGCTGGAGGCGATGATGTTGGGCAAGCCCGTGGTGGCGACCCGAGCCGCCGGCACCGAGGACTACGTGGTCGAGGGCGAGAACGGCCTTCTGGTGCCACCGGAGGATGCCCCGGCGCTCGCCGCCGCCATCGCAGCTTTGTGGGACGATCCCGCCGCCCGGGCTCGCCTCGGCGCCGGGGCGCGCCGCACCGTCCAGGAGGGCACCACCTTCCGGGCAGTCGCCCCCGCGATGGCGGCGGTGCTGAAGACGGCCCAAGCCCGGGCCGCGGGCCTGCTTGAGCCCCCCTGCTCGCGCGGCCGGGAGCCCGATCGGCTGAGGGGCGGGGCTCCCTCGCATAGCCACGCACGCGCGTCCGCGGCCGGACCACAATCGCGGACAGCAGTGTCGCGCCCTTTGCGCACGATCAGGGAGCCGTAG
- a CDS encoding O-antigen ligase family protein has translation MLIIGAVALIVIIWLCGTRRFIEAVILTRSFCDPLFTLSKLDEGGGMGIGAAVNLAVIAVAAWCILSRPGVRFAPVVRAWGPFLLVCLVAVPFSPDPPTAFRMVLVLVSHAVFCLLPFYVVHSLNDLRRFLLIILASSLVPTLTAFTQLALGWSQTEDGTRVQATFTHPNIYAFYLMVILTVIFVLLAEKRFLLSTWMRRALVIYIPVVLGLIVLTKTRSVLAGTALIFLTYAFLFDRRSLLYLLGLPVMVVAMPEIVERFTDLQQGNYRDSYEALNSYAFRILLWQSSLDWIAERPWFGWGLVGFPHYVAQFFPLRLANDTIDAHSVLIQLLFEVGAVGLIAFLWIYMNVFNVLKQMLGFNVRWSWLCICLTIGYLFMAYSDNMLGYLVPTWYMCFLIGSCWVVLNACRTSRRESGRLSRQRELESFAVARGSAGVSDVVQSTK, from the coding sequence ATGCTGATCATTGGTGCCGTCGCATTGATTGTGATCATCTGGCTTTGCGGCACGCGGCGCTTCATCGAGGCGGTCATTCTGACTCGATCGTTCTGCGACCCGCTTTTCACGTTGTCGAAGCTGGACGAAGGCGGAGGAATGGGCATCGGTGCCGCCGTAAACCTTGCGGTGATCGCCGTTGCGGCTTGGTGCATCTTGAGTCGGCCGGGGGTCAGGTTCGCACCGGTGGTCCGGGCGTGGGGACCATTCTTGCTGGTTTGTCTCGTGGCGGTTCCGTTCTCACCGGACCCGCCGACAGCCTTCCGCATGGTCCTGGTGTTGGTGTCCCACGCGGTCTTTTGCCTGCTGCCGTTCTACGTGGTGCATAGCCTGAACGACCTGCGCCGCTTCCTCCTTATCATATTGGCCTCCTCGCTCGTACCTACGCTCACCGCGTTCACGCAGCTGGCTCTCGGCTGGTCTCAAACAGAAGACGGCACGCGCGTGCAGGCGACCTTCACGCACCCAAACATCTATGCCTTCTATCTGATGGTGATACTCACCGTCATATTCGTCCTCCTTGCAGAGAAACGATTCCTCCTTTCCACATGGATGAGGCGTGCGCTAGTTATCTACATTCCTGTGGTGCTCGGTTTGATTGTTTTGACAAAAACCCGGAGTGTTCTGGCTGGCACGGCTTTGATATTCCTGACTTATGCATTTTTATTCGATCGTCGTAGTCTGTTATACTTGTTGGGTCTCCCGGTGATGGTCGTTGCGATGCCAGAGATCGTCGAGAGATTCACGGACCTCCAGCAGGGCAACTACCGGGATTCCTACGAGGCACTCAATTCCTACGCCTTTCGAATCCTCCTCTGGCAAAGCTCGCTCGACTGGATCGCCGAACGACCGTGGTTCGGGTGGGGACTCGTAGGATTTCCTCATTATGTCGCGCAGTTCTTCCCGCTACGGCTCGCCAACGACACCATCGACGCACATAGCGTGCTGATCCAGCTCCTATTCGAAGTGGGAGCGGTCGGTCTCATTGCCTTTCTCTGGATATATATGAATGTTTTTAATGTACTAAAGCAAATGTTAGGGTTTAACGTGAGATGGTCATGGCTGTGTATTTGTCTGACGATAGGATATTTGTTTATGGCGTACTCGGATAATATGCTGGGTTATCTCGTTCCGACATGGTATATGTGTTTCCTGATTGGAAGTTGCTGGGTCGTGCTGAACGCGTGTCGGACATCGCGGCGGGAATCTGGACGCTTGTCACGACAGCGAGAATTGGAATCCTTTGCTGTGGCGAGGGGTTCAGCGGGCGTTTCGGACGTCGTTCAAAGCACCAAATAG
- a CDS encoding acyltransferase family protein, whose amino-acid sequence MHLIADIQGLRAICIFAVLIFHTSQRWLPSGYLGVDAFFGISGFVITGLIIDQHRSGRFSLRQFYIARAARLLPSLMVTVALTVVGFFFLYGFNDFRPLSRSALAAATSTSNILFWLEAGYFDEISKYKPLLHTWSLGVEEQFYLIWPLCLIFILKLGRSAFGITALFTLLGLTAAIITSAADADAVFFLTPFRLHQFGFGAIFAMLGRSRQVFLGDGLLKLVIIGAGLLLCAMSLASFQSALSQVAAQSAASLTAAVGCWAAGVIHARGSRSLIGGRLAVFFGDRSYAIYLAHWPVIIAFMTLIDEPTKFERLCMLVLSVAAGLVLSAAVERPFRLNGKQDPARNQKVAISLGSALAAVAVAGVALLVPQSGWLKPGETAVDAQAIASELTAALQTVCRVPITAQTRASDVEACFSSTKKNVLVIGDSKAAAIALALKRYPEIHVTELSLSGCPPYFGADENLLSWQFDNLQPCRILSGRPWAQVGELILNLRGLRGVVLAGNTNAQEFSARHLVENVAWLQGRSFVSAIVDNTPLWVTSVIRLHDAHRIVANDLRSFMDLHHYPYQRDRASVIQQESAWRGVHTVGALDALCGASCPAYTGNRIMYFDKVHLTAAGASALGRSGAFDRFVNNVLGGQPAYTMK is encoded by the coding sequence ATGCATCTTATAGCAGACATTCAAGGCTTAAGGGCTATTTGCATTTTTGCCGTTCTGATATTTCACACGAGTCAACGCTGGCTGCCGTCCGGCTATCTGGGTGTTGACGCGTTTTTCGGCATCAGTGGGTTCGTCATCACTGGCCTGATCATTGACCAGCATCGCTCCGGTCGCTTCAGCTTGCGGCAATTCTACATTGCTAGAGCAGCCCGCTTGCTTCCGAGCCTAATGGTGACGGTCGCATTGACAGTGGTGGGATTTTTCTTCCTGTACGGCTTCAACGACTTCCGTCCGTTATCTCGCTCGGCGCTGGCCGCCGCGACGTCAACATCCAACATTCTTTTCTGGCTGGAAGCCGGATATTTCGATGAAATTTCGAAATATAAGCCACTTTTACACACGTGGTCACTAGGCGTTGAAGAGCAATTTTACCTAATTTGGCCTTTATGTCTGATTTTCATCCTTAAGTTAGGGAGATCAGCGTTCGGAATCACCGCTTTATTCACGCTATTAGGCTTGACTGCAGCCATTATCACGAGCGCGGCGGATGCGGACGCGGTGTTTTTCCTCACACCGTTCCGCTTGCACCAGTTCGGCTTCGGAGCCATTTTCGCCATGCTGGGACGGAGCAGGCAAGTCTTTCTGGGAGACGGGCTGCTCAAACTGGTGATCATCGGCGCCGGACTACTTCTCTGCGCAATGTCTCTGGCCTCGTTTCAGAGCGCGCTGTCACAGGTCGCTGCCCAATCCGCCGCATCGCTCACCGCTGCGGTAGGGTGCTGGGCCGCAGGCGTCATTCATGCGCGCGGAAGCCGAAGTCTGATTGGGGGCCGCTTGGCGGTATTCTTCGGCGACCGGTCGTATGCCATTTATTTGGCCCACTGGCCGGTCATCATCGCCTTCATGACTTTGATCGACGAGCCGACCAAGTTCGAACGACTGTGCATGCTCGTGCTGTCCGTCGCCGCAGGGCTCGTTCTCTCGGCCGCCGTGGAGCGCCCGTTCCGGCTGAACGGCAAGCAAGACCCGGCGCGGAATCAAAAGGTCGCCATCAGCCTCGGTTCCGCTCTTGCGGCCGTCGCTGTAGCCGGCGTCGCATTGCTGGTTCCTCAAAGCGGGTGGCTCAAACCCGGCGAAACGGCGGTCGATGCCCAGGCGATCGCATCAGAGCTGACCGCGGCTCTGCAGACTGTCTGCCGCGTGCCGATCACCGCGCAGACGCGCGCCTCCGACGTCGAGGCCTGCTTCTCCTCCACCAAGAAGAACGTTCTCGTCATCGGTGACAGCAAGGCGGCGGCGATTGCTCTGGCGCTCAAGCGATATCCGGAGATCCACGTTACCGAATTGAGCCTTTCAGGGTGCCCTCCCTACTTCGGTGCAGACGAGAACCTGCTCAGTTGGCAATTTGACAACTTACAGCCATGCCGGATCCTATCAGGAAGGCCGTGGGCCCAAGTTGGGGAACTCATTCTCAACCTGCGCGGTCTGCGAGGCGTCGTGCTGGCTGGGAATACGAACGCTCAGGAATTTTCAGCGAGGCATCTGGTGGAGAATGTCGCGTGGCTTCAGGGCAGGAGCTTCGTGTCAGCCATCGTCGACAACACGCCCTTGTGGGTCACATCGGTCATTCGGCTGCATGATGCTCACCGGATCGTCGCGAACGATCTAAGGTCGTTCATGGACCTGCACCACTATCCGTACCAGCGAGACAGGGCGTCCGTCATCCAGCAGGAAAGCGCTTGGCGCGGCGTACATACCGTGGGGGCTCTCGATGCCCTATGCGGCGCGAGTTGCCCCGCTTATACGGGGAACCGAATTATGTACTTCGACAAGGTCCATCTCACCGCCGCCGGCGCGTCCGCGCTCGGACGAAGTGGCGCCTTCGACCGTTTCGTGAACAACGTTTTGGGTGGACAGCCGGCCTACACCATGAAGTAG